A segment of the Elusimicrobiota bacterium genome:
TATTTCTGAAGTCGGCTCTTGGGCTTGTCCGGGATGGTCATCTCGATGAGCCCGTTTGCAAGCGCCGGGACCAGATAGAGCTGTCTGAAGTTCTCCTCGGCTTTGAGGCCGAGGCTGTCCTGCAGTTCCTGCCGGGTCATTTCTTTCTTGCAGGCTTTCAGGAGCTGCATGACTTCCTTGGTGACTTGCCCGGCCGCATCGCCTGCGGCCGGCGGGGCGGGCGCCGGCTTGCGGCGCAAAGTGACCAGAAAGCCGCCGTTGAGCTCGAACTCCGGCTCCGGCAGGCCG
Coding sequences within it:
- a CDS encoding transcriptional regulator encodes the protein GLPEPEFELNGGFLVTLRRKPAPAPPAAGDAAGQVTKEVMQLLKACKKEMTRQELQDSLGLKAEENFRQLYLVPALANGLIEMTIPDKPKSRLQKYRLTDKGKTLLASLPS